Proteins found in one Pagrus major chromosome 20, Pma_NU_1.0 genomic segment:
- the wdr24 gene encoding GATOR2 complex protein WDR24: MEKMSRVTTALSSSAVSGRTMFCHLDAPANAISVCRDATQVVVAGRNIFKIYALEEEQFVEKLNLRVGRKPSLNFSCADVMWHQMEENLLATAATNGAVVTWNLGKPSRNKQDQLFTEHKRTVNKVCFHPTEVYMLLSGSQDGFMKCFDLRKKESVSTFSGQSESVRDVQFSMKDYFTFAASFENGNVQLWDIRRPDRYERMFTAHTGPVFCCDWHPDDRGWLATGGRDKMVKVWDMTTNRAKEIYCVQTIASVARVKWRPERKFHLATCSMMVDHNIYVWDVRRPFIPFATFEEHKDVTTGIVWRHQHDPHFLLSGSKDSTLYQHMFKDATRPVNKANPEGLCFGLFGDLAFAAKESLISSDANRKPYPGGDRRYPIFFFKKPDQTEQFAHVSSALSVFETDLDSNRMDWFVKTAQLYLLSGKPFAELCDHNAKVARELKRPQVSTTWTMLRIMFSDPANLTTPGPNHNLSKLGTLPLMNSFSMKEMGSGMGTESRLERSKGESRQDNIHLETGNSHISNNNEENEETEGSEGQAEYMFGDAELDDDDLYSMEHDNQTEEQEYTLPQEAFQLRHEIMDNPSAPEHLQQDKADSPHVSGNEAEVTCLTPIESFSLISISQPLYSPHLPASFFCPIVREMLSYYAEQGDVQMAVSVLIVLGDRIRKEIDDLTQEHWYMSYIDLLQRFELWNVSNEVIKLSTCSAITCLNQTSTTLHINCSNCKRPMSNKGWICDRCHQCASVCAVCHHVVKGMFVWCQGCSHGGHLEHIMNWLKSSAHCPAGCGHLCEYT, encoded by the exons ATGGAGAAGATGTCACGGGTTACCACAGCCCTCAGCAGCAGTGCCGTCAGTGGCCGAACAATGTTCTGCCACTTGGACGCGCCTGCCAACGCCATCAGCGTGTGCCGTGACGCCACGCAGGTGGTGGTGGCCGGCCGCAACATCTTCAAGATCTACGCGCTGGAGGAGGAGCAATTCGTGGAGAAGCTGAATCTACGCGTCGGCCGCAAACCCTCTCTCAACTTCAGCTGTGCAGATGTTATGTGGCACCAGATGGAGGAGAACCTGCTGGCCACGGCTGCCACCAATGGGGCGGTGGTCACTTGGAACCTAGGAAAACCCTCCCGTAACAAGCAGGACCAGCTGTTCACTGAGCACAAACGCACCGTGAACAAGGTGTGCTTCCACCCAACAGAGGTTTACATGCTGCTAAGTGGTTCGCAGGACGGATTCATGAAGTGCTTCGACTTGCGCAAAAAGGAGTCTGTCAGCACTTTCTCAG GTCAGTCAGAGAGTGTAAGGGACGTCCAGTTCAGCATGAAGGATTATTTCACATTTGCTGCATCCTTTGAGAATGGCAACGTCCAACTGTGGGACATCAGGCGTCCGGACCGATACGAGCGCATGTTCACTGCCCACACTGGTCCCGTGTTCTGCTGTGACTGGCACCCTGATGACAG GGGATGGCTTGCCACTGGAGGCAGAGACAAGATGGTGAAGGTGTGGGACATGACCACTAACCGGGCCAAAGAGATCTATTGTGTCCAGACGATCGCCTCAGTGGCACGTGTCAAGTGGCGGCCTGAGAGGAAGTTTCATCTAGCCACCTGTTCCATGATGGTGGATCACAACATCTATGTGTGGGATGTCCGCAGACCTTTCATTCCCTTTGCCACCTTTGAGGAACACAAAGATGTGACCACTGGTATTGTGTGGCGCCACCAGCACGACCctcacttcctgctctctggCTCTAAGGACAGCACACTCTACCAGCACATGTTCAAGGACGCTACTCGTCCTGTGAACAAGGCCAACCCCGAGGGTCTGTGCTTCGGACTGTTCGGTGACTTGGCGTTTGCAGCCAAGGAGAGTCTGATCAGCAGCGACGCCAACAGAAAGCCTTACCCTGGAGGCGACCGCCGCTACCCCATCTTTTTCTTCAAGAAGCCCGACCAGACAGAACAGTTTGCCCATGTGTCCAGTGCTCTTAGCGTCTTTGAGACGGACTTGGACAGTAACCGCATGGACTGGTTTGTCAAGACAGCACAACTCTACCTCCTCAGTGGGAAGCCGTTTGCTGAGCTGTGTGATCACAATGCCAAGGTGGCGCGGGAGCTCAAAAGACCTCAG GTTTCCACAACATGGACCATGTTGAGAATCATGTTCTCCGACCCGGCAAACCTCACAACTCCCGGTCCAAACCACAACCTCAGTAAACTGGGCACCTTGCCTCTAATGAACAG TTTCAGCATGAAGGAAATGGGTTCAGGGATGGGCACAGAGAGCAGACTGGAGCGCAGTAAAGGTGAGAGCAGGCAGGACAACATCCACCTGGAGACGGGAAACTCGCACATCAGCAATAATAATGAAG AAAATGAGGAGACAGAAGGCAGCGAGGGCCAGGCCGAGTATATGTTTGGCGATGCGGAGTTAGATGACGATGACCTCTACTCTATGGAGCATGATAACCAAACAG aggagcaggagtACACACTTCCCCAGGAGGCCTTCCAGCTGCGTCACGAGATCATGGATAACCCGTCCGCTCCGGAGCACCTTCAGCAGGACAAGGCTGACTCCCCACACGTCAGCGGCAACGAGGCAGAAGTCACTTGTCTGACGCCCATCGAGTCCTTCTCGCTCATCTCCATTTCCCAGCCACTATACAGCCCACATCTACCTGCAAGCTTCTTCTGTCCCATTGTGCGGGAGATGCTGAGCTACTACGCCGAGCAGGGCGACGTGCAGATGGCCGTGTCTGTGCTCATCGTCTTGGGGGACCGGATTCGTAAAGAGATCGATGACCTCACTCAG GAGCACTGGTACATGTCCTACATAGACCTGCTGCAGCGGTTCGAGTTGTGGAACGTGTCCAATGAGGTCATCAAGTTGAGCACGTGCAGCGCCATCACCTGCCTGAACCAGACATCCACGACGCTGCACATCAACTGCAGCAACTGCAAGCGACCAATGAGCAACAAGGGCTGGATTTGTGACAG GTGCCACcagtgtgccagtgtgtgtgccGTGTGCCACCATGTGGTTAAGGGGATGTTTGTGTGGTGTCAGGGCTGCAGCCACGGTGGACATCTGGAGCACATTATGAACTGGCTCAAGAGCAGCGCCCACTGTCCCGCTGGCTGCGGTCACCTGTGTGAGTACACCTGA
- the LOC141015776 gene encoding uncharacterized protein, with amino-acid sequence MSALFACEDPATWRGVYEKYWDVVEAKAKAKKPGKLLNLDKWYQEELPTLISSRPDKHVTQSELVKLMEWKLTRGKFRPRLQQLAASNSEETVEKCSRKAFSLLPDMQAAIAELSSLKGVGPATASAVLAAGAPEQTAFMSDEAMESVPGLKPIQYTAKHYALYLGKMVERTEKLNKVDPQQDWTPHRLELCLWAMTIAEQQKLPLLKDVKAGSVAEKCSDSDTDLRPAKKLKTR; translated from the exons ATGAGTGCTCTGTTTGCCTGTGAGGATCCAGCCACATGGAGGGGTGTGTATGAGAAGTACTGGGATGTAGTGGAGGCCAAGGCCAAAGCCAAGAAACCTGGAAAGCTGCTGAACCTTGACAAGTG GTACCAAGAGGAGCTGCCCACACTCATTTCAAGTCGACCTGACAAACATGTCACTCAGTCAGAGCTGGTCAAACTGATGGAGTGGAAGCTCACT AGAGGGAAGTTCAGGccgaggctgcagcagctggcgGCTTCCAACAGCGAGGAAACTGTGGAGAAATGCTCCAGAAAGGCCTTCAGTCTCCTGCCTGACATGCAGGCAGCTATCGCAGAGCTCAGCTCCCTGAAAGGAGTCGGCCCAGCCACCGCTTCAG CTGTGTTGGCGGCAGGAGCTCCAGAACAGACTGCATTCATGTCTGATGAAGCCATGGAGAGTGTACCGGGACTGAAGCCCATCCAGTACACAGCCAAGCACTACGCTCTGTACCTGGGCAAAATGGTTGAGAGGactgaaaaactaaacaaag TGGATCCCCAGCAGGACTGGACGCCCCACAGGCTGGAGCTGTGTCTGTGGGCAATGACCATAGCCGAACAGCAGAAGCTCCCACTTCTAAAGGACGTGAAGGCTGGCAGTGTGGCAGAGAAGTGCTCAGACTCTGacactgacctgagaccagcAAAGAAGctcaaaacaagataa